A window of the Brumimicrobium sp. genome harbors these coding sequences:
- the rlmB gene encoding 23S rRNA (guanosine(2251)-2'-O)-methyltransferase RlmB: MNKGHGEISDLIFGVRAVIEAVNAQKEINKIMIQRGMDKALFKELKEALAGQDYTLQFVPAEKINRLTKKNHQGVIAFISPVEYYDIENILSEVFDKGDVPNILVLDRITDVRNFGAIARTAECNGVHAILIPDKNSALITSDAIKTSAGALHKIPVCKTRDLNQSVRYLKDSGLKIIACTEKTDKFLFDCTLTGPTAIIMGSEEDGISDELLKISHQRAKIPMLGTIASYNVGVSTGIVLYEKTRQMILE; this comes from the coding sequence ATGAACAAAGGACACGGAGAAATTAGCGATTTAATTTTTGGGGTACGAGCTGTCATCGAAGCAGTGAACGCCCAAAAAGAGATTAATAAAATCATGATTCAGCGCGGCATGGATAAAGCGCTTTTCAAAGAATTAAAAGAAGCTTTAGCTGGGCAAGATTATACACTTCAATTTGTTCCAGCAGAGAAAATCAATCGCCTCACGAAGAAAAACCACCAAGGTGTCATCGCATTTATTTCTCCTGTTGAGTATTACGACATCGAAAATATTCTATCAGAAGTTTTTGATAAAGGAGATGTTCCAAATATTTTGGTACTAGACCGCATTACAGATGTGCGTAATTTCGGCGCTATTGCTCGTACAGCTGAATGTAACGGAGTACACGCTATTTTAATCCCAGATAAAAACTCTGCATTAATCACAAGTGATGCAATCAAAACTTCAGCAGGAGCTTTGCATAAAATTCCTGTGTGTAAAACACGTGACTTAAATCAATCCGTGCGTTATCTGAAAGATTCTGGATTAAAGATTATTGCGTGTACTGAAAAAACAGATAAATTTCTATTTGATTGCACACTCACTGGTCCAACTGCCATCATCATGGGATCTGAAGAAGATGGGATTTCAGACGAATTATTGAAAATCTCACATCAACGTGCTAAAATTCCTATGCTTGGTACTATTGCTTCATATAACGTAGGTGTTTCTACCGGGATTGTTTTATATGAAAAGACTAGGCAGATGATTCTCGAATAA
- a CDS encoding DUF5522 domain-containing protein — protein sequence MNKDLKLQEGDYYKSPEGYIIFTAQYLLRRGYCCKNGCKHCPYGYDPKTDRIKKR from the coding sequence ATGAATAAAGATCTTAAATTACAAGAAGGAGATTACTATAAATCTCCTGAAGGATATATTATTTTCACAGCACAGTATCTTTTGCGAAGAGGATATTGCTGTAAAAACGGATGCAAACACTGTCCATACGGATATGATCCAAAGACTGACCGTATAAAGAAAAGGTGA
- a CDS encoding pseudouridine synthase, producing MEGTRINKYLSEIGYCSRRQADKLIEEQRVTINGQIPALGTKVKENDSVEVDGKVVSLTRKEQIYIAFNKPVGIVCTADTKREKNNIIEFINHPERLIYAGRLDKMSEGLILLTTDGEWVNQLMRARNFHEKEYIVEVDQPITEKFLQGMRNGVPILDTITRKCEVEQIDTYSFRIILTQGLNRQIRRMCEYFDYQVKNLKRIRIMNIQLDIPVGKWRDLTASELIKIKGNIS from the coding sequence ATGGAAGGTACACGTATTAATAAATATCTTAGTGAAATTGGGTATTGTTCTCGCAGACAAGCTGATAAATTGATTGAGGAACAACGTGTGACCATCAACGGACAGATTCCAGCGCTAGGAACCAAGGTAAAAGAAAACGATTCTGTAGAAGTAGATGGAAAAGTAGTATCTCTTACACGAAAAGAACAGATTTATATTGCCTTCAATAAACCAGTAGGAATAGTATGTACCGCTGACACTAAAAGAGAAAAGAATAATATCATTGAATTTATCAATCATCCTGAACGACTTATCTATGCGGGAAGATTGGATAAAATGAGTGAAGGACTGATACTTTTGACAACGGATGGAGAATGGGTGAATCAATTGATGCGTGCACGTAATTTTCATGAAAAAGAATATATTGTTGAAGTTGATCAGCCAATCACCGAAAAGTTTCTACAAGGTATGCGCAATGGTGTTCCCATTTTAGATACAATCACGCGAAAATGCGAAGTTGAACAAATAGATACGTATTCCTTTAGAATTATTCTGACACAAGGTCTAAATCGTCAAATTCGTCGTATGTGCGAGTATTTCGATTATCAGGTGAAGAACTTGAAACGAATTCGGATAATGAATATCCAATTAGATATTCCTGTTGGGAAATGGCGCGATTTGACAGCATCAGAACTTATTAAAATAAAAGGAAATATTTCTTGA
- the menD gene encoding 2-succinyl-5-enolpyruvyl-6-hydroxy-3-cyclohexene-1-carboxylic-acid synthase — MQKGSDKKGVIQLAEILHRQGVKYVVFSPGSRNAPLMITFDNDERFTCFVIPDERSAAFYGLGLAEQSKTPVAIMCTSGSALLNYYPAISEAFYRNIPLVIVSADRPKEWIDQGDGQTIRQENVFSNHICGYAELLEHPKDSQEIQQNERAIMNLMTQAKQANGGPVHINFPFEEPLYNQVEITQSELQTQVDTRDVKQFTKEELAELKAIWGNASKKLILCGQMPKNDRLNEQLKRLAAEDKSVAIVVENTSNLQDRNFIHCIDRTIESFLEDNPELYRPDLLITIGGAVISKKVKSYFRKYKPIHNWKVGEAFLEMDTYRSLTKSLPVSGNYFFDCVLDQFEGNQSRFGEQWKQLDYLVREKHDNFLMQAPYSDLSVYNLLLDSVPDFSNLHISNSSTIRYTQLFDSVSTISYFCNRGTSGIDGSVSTAIGNALASSAKLNILITGDMSFFYDSNALWNLHLPTNVRIFLINNSGGGIFDIIPGPKDTLQLDAYFVMNHHFSAEHLCKTFDVNYFKASSLDEIDTQLDVFLEVAENERPGVMEIFTPRETNAQVLAKYFEAIKVKEAPVLTL, encoded by the coding sequence ATGCAGAAAGGAAGTGATAAAAAAGGAGTAATTCAATTGGCGGAAATCTTACATCGTCAGGGGGTGAAATATGTTGTGTTTTCTCCTGGCTCGCGCAATGCTCCTTTGATGATTACTTTTGATAATGACGAACGTTTTACATGTTTTGTTATTCCTGATGAACGAAGTGCCGCTTTTTATGGTTTAGGATTGGCTGAGCAGTCTAAAACACCTGTTGCTATTATGTGTACTTCAGGTTCTGCTTTGCTGAATTATTATCCTGCGATAAGCGAGGCATTTTATCGTAACATTCCGCTGGTGATAGTTTCCGCGGATAGACCCAAAGAATGGATAGATCAAGGTGACGGGCAAACCATTCGCCAAGAAAATGTTTTTAGCAACCATATTTGTGGTTATGCCGAGTTGCTAGAACATCCAAAGGACTCTCAAGAAATACAGCAAAATGAAAGGGCAATTATGAACCTAATGACTCAAGCAAAACAAGCAAATGGAGGTCCTGTTCATATCAATTTCCCTTTTGAAGAACCTTTGTATAATCAAGTAGAAATTACACAATCTGAATTGCAAACCCAAGTTGATACAAGAGATGTGAAGCAATTTACCAAAGAGGAGCTTGCTGAACTTAAAGCGATTTGGGGAAATGCATCCAAGAAACTGATTCTATGTGGGCAAATGCCTAAGAATGACCGATTAAATGAGCAATTAAAAAGGTTGGCAGCTGAAGATAAGAGTGTGGCAATTGTAGTAGAAAATACAAGTAATCTACAAGATCGTAATTTTATTCATTGCATAGATCGAACGATTGAGAGCTTTTTAGAAGATAACCCAGAATTGTATCGCCCTGATTTACTGATAACCATCGGAGGGGCGGTAATTTCTAAGAAAGTTAAATCCTATTTTAGAAAGTATAAACCAATACACAATTGGAAGGTGGGAGAAGCATTCCTGGAAATGGATACCTATAGATCTTTGACCAAATCATTACCCGTATCTGGAAATTACTTCTTTGATTGTGTATTAGATCAATTTGAAGGTAATCAGTCACGTTTTGGAGAACAGTGGAAACAATTGGACTATTTGGTGAGAGAGAAACATGACAATTTCTTGATGCAAGCACCCTATAGTGATTTATCTGTATATAATTTACTCTTAGATAGTGTGCCGGATTTTTCCAATTTACATATATCAAATAGCTCTACTATTCGTTATACACAACTGTTTGATTCTGTATCGACTATATCTTATTTCTGTAACCGGGGTACTAGTGGAATTGATGGATCTGTTAGCACAGCCATAGGAAATGCTTTAGCTTCTTCTGCTAAGTTGAATATTTTAATCACAGGAGATATGAGCTTCTTTTATGACAGCAATGCCTTGTGGAATTTGCACCTTCCTACAAATGTGCGTATTTTTTTAATTAATAACAGTGGAGGAGGGATTTTTGACATCATACCTGGACCAAAAGATACACTTCAGCTAGATGCTTACTTTGTAATGAATCATCATTTTTCTGCAGAGCATCTTTGCAAAACTTTTGATGTAAATTACTTCAAAGCTTCTTCGCTAGATGAAATTGATACACAATTAGATGTGTTCTTAGAAGTAGCCGAAAATGAGCGACCTGGAGTAATGGAAATTTTTACACCACGGGAAACCAATGCACAGGTATTGGCTAAATATTTCGAAGCTATAAAAGTAAAGGAAGCGCCTGTTCTTACGCTTTAA
- the proS gene encoding proline--tRNA ligase, protein MATTRAEDYSKWYGEVIERAGMAEHSDVRGCMVIKPYGYAIWENIQKILDKKFKDTGHTNAYFPLFIPKSYLNKEAQHVEGFAKECAVVTHYRLKNNEGQLIVDPEAKLEEELIVRPTSETIIWNSYKNWVQSYRDLPILINQWANVVRWEMRTRLFLRTTEFLWQEGHTAHATRQEAIEEAERMLGVYTDFVQNYMAMPVVQGFKTANERFAGADETYCIEAMMQDGKALQAGTSHFLGQNFAKAFDVKFADKNGSLDYVWATSWGVSTRLIGGLIMTHSDDEGLVLPPAIAPIQVAIVPIYKSTEQLEEISTKVAVLKEALQSKGITVVYDDDDNRRPGWKFAEYEAKGVPVRVAIGPRDLENGQAEVARRDTKTKETVNWDGIENHIEQLLNDIQHSLFAKAKAYRDSHITEVNSYDEFKKVLEEKGGFISAHWDGTSETEVRVKEETKATIRCIPLDAKEEAGTCIFTGKPSSKRVLFAKAY, encoded by the coding sequence ATGGCAACAACAAGAGCGGAAGATTATTCTAAATGGTATGGTGAAGTGATAGAAAGAGCTGGAATGGCTGAACATTCTGATGTACGTGGATGTATGGTTATCAAGCCTTATGGATATGCTATCTGGGAGAATATTCAAAAGATTTTGGATAAGAAATTTAAAGATACAGGGCATACGAATGCTTATTTTCCTCTTTTTATTCCAAAATCATATTTGAATAAAGAAGCACAGCATGTAGAAGGTTTTGCCAAAGAATGTGCAGTTGTTACACACTATCGTTTGAAGAATAATGAGGGACAATTAATCGTTGACCCCGAAGCAAAATTAGAAGAGGAATTAATTGTTCGTCCAACCTCTGAAACCATTATTTGGAATTCATATAAGAATTGGGTGCAATCATATAGAGATTTACCTATCTTAATTAATCAATGGGCGAATGTGGTGCGTTGGGAGATGCGAACTCGTTTATTTTTACGTACAACTGAATTTTTATGGCAAGAGGGTCATACAGCGCATGCTACACGTCAGGAAGCCATTGAAGAAGCAGAAAGAATGTTGGGTGTGTACACAGATTTTGTACAGAATTATATGGCAATGCCTGTGGTGCAAGGATTTAAAACAGCAAATGAACGTTTTGCAGGCGCAGACGAAACCTATTGTATTGAAGCAATGATGCAAGATGGAAAGGCCTTACAGGCGGGAACATCTCACTTTTTAGGACAAAATTTTGCCAAAGCTTTTGATGTGAAATTTGCCGATAAAAATGGCTCTTTGGATTATGTGTGGGCTACTTCATGGGGAGTTTCTACTCGACTAATTGGAGGATTGATTATGACTCACTCTGACGATGAAGGATTGGTATTACCTCCAGCTATTGCTCCTATTCAAGTGGCTATTGTACCTATTTATAAGAGCACTGAGCAATTGGAAGAAATATCAACTAAAGTAGCCGTATTGAAAGAAGCGCTTCAATCAAAAGGAATAACGGTAGTTTATGACGATGATGATAATCGAAGACCGGGATGGAAATTTGCAGAATATGAAGCAAAAGGAGTTCCTGTACGTGTAGCTATTGGTCCGCGTGACCTAGAGAACGGTCAGGCAGAGGTTGCACGTAGAGATACAAAAACCAAAGAAACGGTAAACTGGGACGGTATTGAAAATCATATAGAGCAATTATTGAACGATATTCAACATTCTCTTTTTGCAAAAGCAAAGGCATATAGAGATTCTCATATTACTGAAGTTAATTCATACGATGAGTTTAAGAAAGTGTTAGAAGAAAAAGGAGGATTTATTTCAGCTCATTGGGACGGCACAAGTGAAACAGAAGTGAGAGTAAAAGAAGAAACAAAAGCGACTATTCGCTGTATTCCGCTGGATGCAAAAGAAGAGGCTGGAACATGTATCTTTACAGGAAAACCTTCTTCCAAGAGAGTACTTTTTGCAAAGGCATATTAG
- the rsgA gene encoding ribosome small subunit-dependent GTPase A, producing the protein MEDGQIVDARIRGKIRLEGSKSTNPVAVGDEVLIENIEDGTYRITEILPRKNHIVRRSINLSKQTHVLAANIDRAYLLVTLVAPTTFTAFIDRFLVAAEAYRIPTTLLFNKIDLYTEEDIEVVHDMMSIYEKIGYPCHEISALNQTNIDFLRKEIDGKQVMIAGHSGTGKSTLVNALDPTLKLKTSEISKTHLQGQHTTTFAEMHQLASGGYIIDTPGIKAFGIIDLEKEVIGHYFPEMRKLLNKCKFHNCQHINEPNCVVKEAVENGEISESRYQTYVDLIMEDRNETYR; encoded by the coding sequence ATGGAAGACGGGCAAATCGTGGATGCACGCATACGTGGAAAGATTCGTTTGGAAGGCAGTAAATCTACAAATCCAGTGGCTGTAGGAGATGAAGTATTGATTGAAAATATAGAAGACGGAACGTATCGAATTACTGAGATTTTACCACGAAAGAATCATATAGTTCGTCGCTCCATTAATCTATCTAAGCAAACTCATGTCTTAGCCGCCAACATTGACAGAGCCTATTTATTAGTGACATTAGTTGCACCAACAACGTTTACCGCTTTTATTGATCGTTTCTTAGTCGCTGCTGAGGCCTATCGTATCCCAACAACTTTATTATTCAATAAAATTGATTTATATACGGAGGAAGACATAGAGGTAGTTCATGATATGATGTCAATTTATGAGAAAATTGGATATCCCTGCCACGAGATATCAGCACTCAACCAAACTAATATCGATTTTCTTCGAAAAGAAATAGATGGCAAACAAGTGATGATTGCAGGACATAGCGGTACAGGGAAAAGCACCCTTGTTAATGCCTTAGACCCAACGCTTAAATTAAAAACTTCAGAGATTTCAAAAACGCATTTACAAGGTCAACACACAACAACTTTTGCTGAAATGCACCAATTAGCAAGCGGTGGATATATCATCGACACACCGGGTATTAAAGCATTTGGAATTATTGACTTAGAGAAAGAAGTTATAGGTCATTATTTTCCAGAAATGAGAAAACTTCTCAACAAATGTAAATTTCATAATTGTCAGCACATAAATGAACCCAATTGCGTAGTAAAAGAAGCCGTCGAAAATGGTGAAATTTCCGAATCACGCTACCAGACCTATGTAGATTTAATTATGGAGGATCGTAATGAAACGTATAGATAA
- a CDS encoding ABC transporter ATP-binding protein/permease — MENTNIHAIFASRMSERKKILDFYILKRLFVYTKPYKIYLFLAFIFTIGLAIVQPLRPSVMGDIVDKYVVKSQDGKSLLFWTIIIIGMLLGEAIFQFFTTYYANLLGQSVIKDIRIKLFKHIMSFKMSYFDKTPIGSVVTRIVSDLEAISEVFTQGLINMFKDILVLVTIVIWMFIENPILSLYILLPIPLLIIATRIFARAMKDAYQKESVEVNKLNTFVQERIVGMSILQVFSREEIEKKRFAEINARHKQAHIDTIWANSIFFPVVEFLTSLSITSLIVFSAWSLANGSVVSVDSTGIIVKYTLWVHMLYRPIRQLADKFNVLQRGVVRAERVFKALDYHEVIQNDGTKTSLDFQQDIRFDHLWFAYTDEDWVLKDINLTIETGKTIAFVGATGAGKSSIVNMVSRFYEYQKGNIFIGDTEIRALELSYLRKNISVVLQDVFLFSDTVHNNITLGDESISRETIIEAAKIVGAHHFISKLPGGYDYHIGERGGVLSVGQRQLLAFIRAYVFNPHILILDEATSSVDNESEELIQKATEKLTHGRTSIVIAHRLSTIQRADKIIVMDHGKVMEQGNHQELLAKNGFYKNLYEKQFLGEKKEVS, encoded by the coding sequence GTGGAAAATACCAATATCCACGCTATTTTTGCATCACGTATGTCAGAAAGGAAGAAGATACTCGATTTTTATATCTTGAAAAGATTGTTTGTTTATACAAAACCGTATAAAATTTATCTGTTTCTGGCATTCATCTTTACCATTGGACTCGCTATAGTGCAACCTTTGCGTCCAAGTGTAATGGGAGATATTGTCGATAAATATGTCGTAAAATCTCAAGATGGAAAATCTTTGTTGTTTTGGACTATTATCATCATAGGTATGTTGCTTGGTGAAGCTATTTTTCAATTCTTTACAACGTATTATGCCAATTTATTAGGACAATCAGTTATCAAAGATATCCGAATAAAACTCTTTAAACATATTATGTCGTTTAAGATGAGTTATTTCGATAAAACACCAATTGGTTCTGTTGTTACCCGTATAGTTTCTGATTTAGAAGCCATATCGGAAGTGTTTACGCAAGGTCTGATTAATATGTTTAAGGATATTTTGGTGCTGGTAACTATTGTGATTTGGATGTTTATTGAAAACCCCATTCTTTCCTTGTATATTTTACTTCCCATACCTTTATTAATTATTGCTACACGTATTTTTGCGCGAGCAATGAAAGATGCTTATCAAAAAGAAAGTGTGGAAGTGAATAAGCTCAACACGTTTGTGCAAGAACGTATTGTGGGAATGTCTATTCTTCAAGTATTTAGCCGAGAAGAAATTGAAAAAAAGCGTTTTGCAGAAATCAATGCACGTCATAAACAAGCACATATAGATACCATTTGGGCAAACTCCATCTTTTTCCCTGTGGTAGAATTTTTGACTTCTTTGTCTATTACGTCTTTGATTGTATTTAGCGCTTGGTCACTAGCTAATGGTTCGGTGGTATCGGTTGATTCTACAGGAATTATTGTGAAATATACCTTGTGGGTGCACATGTTATATCGCCCGATTCGACAATTAGCAGATAAGTTTAACGTGTTACAGCGTGGTGTAGTACGTGCAGAGCGTGTATTTAAAGCTTTGGATTATCATGAGGTGATACAAAATGATGGCACAAAAACTAGCTTAGATTTTCAACAGGATATTCGGTTTGACCATCTTTGGTTTGCTTATACAGATGAAGATTGGGTACTCAAGGATATCAATCTGACTATAGAAACAGGGAAAACAATTGCCTTTGTAGGTGCTACGGGAGCAGGAAAATCCTCAATTGTAAACATGGTTTCCCGATTTTATGAATATCAAAAAGGAAATATCTTTATTGGGGATACAGAAATCCGAGCATTGGAATTGAGTTATTTGCGTAAGAATATTTCTGTTGTATTACAAGATGTGTTTTTATTTTCCGATACTGTGCATAATAATATTACACTAGGAGATGAATCTATTAGTCGAGAAACTATTATAGAAGCAGCCAAAATTGTTGGTGCTCATCATTTTATATCTAAACTCCCAGGTGGATATGATTACCATATTGGAGAACGAGGAGGTGTACTGTCTGTGGGACAAAGGCAACTACTGGCCTTTATTCGTGCGTATGTATTTAACCCTCATATTTTGATTCTGGATGAAGCCACCTCAAGTGTAGATAATGAAAGCGAAGAGTTAATTCAAAAAGCTACTGAAAAATTGACACACGGTCGAACCTCCATTGTTATTGCCCATAGATTATCCACCATTCAGCGTGCCGATAAAATCATTGTAATGGATCATGGAAAAGTGATGGAACAAGGGAATCATCAGGAACTATTGGCGAAAAATGGTTTCTATAAAAACCTCTATGAAAAGCAATTCTTAGGAGAAAAGAAAGAGGTAAGTTAA
- the dtd gene encoding D-aminoacyl-tRNA deacylase → MRVVIQRVSEASVSIDQQIVGAIQHGLMILLGIETEDTEEDIDWLCNKISGLRIFSDEEGKMNLDIQDIQGDFLVVSQFTLHAKTKKGNRPSFIHAAKPDVAIPLYEQFKKKLAVISGRNVASGEFGGDMKVSLINDGPVTIIIDTKMKE, encoded by the coding sequence ATGAGGGTAGTTATACAAAGAGTTTCTGAAGCAAGCGTATCTATTGACCAACAAATTGTAGGAGCCATCCAGCATGGATTAATGATTTTATTAGGTATAGAAACAGAAGATACAGAGGAAGATATCGATTGGTTATGCAACAAAATTAGTGGTTTACGCATTTTTTCTGATGAAGAAGGTAAAATGAATCTCGACATCCAAGATATTCAAGGAGATTTTTTAGTTGTTTCCCAATTTACTTTGCATGCAAAAACCAAAAAAGGAAATCGACCAAGCTTCATACATGCTGCCAAACCAGACGTGGCTATACCACTTTATGAACAATTCAAAAAGAAATTAGCTGTAATCAGTGGGCGAAATGTAGCCAGTGGTGAATTTGGAGGTGACATGAAAGTTTCTCTCATCAACGATGGCCCGGTTACAATTATTATAGACACCAAAATGAAAGAATAA
- a CDS encoding nucleotide pyrophosphohydrolase, with protein sequence MTIENLQETIDQWIQKHGVRYFNELTNTAVLMEEVGEVARIMARRYGEQSEKESDKNKDLGDELADVLFVLTCIANQTGINLTEAIQRNLDKKTNRDHERHHNNHKLK encoded by the coding sequence ATGACTATAGAAAACTTACAAGAAACTATCGATCAATGGATCCAGAAACATGGTGTTCGCTATTTTAACGAACTCACTAATACCGCAGTTCTGATGGAAGAAGTTGGTGAAGTTGCACGTATAATGGCTCGAAGATATGGTGAGCAAAGTGAAAAAGAATCTGATAAAAATAAAGACCTTGGTGATGAGTTGGCCGATGTCCTTTTCGTTTTAACTTGTATAGCAAATCAAACAGGAATCAATTTAACCGAAGCCATTCAAAGAAATTTAGATAAGAAGACTAACCGTGATCACGAGCGGCATCATAATAACCATAAATTAAAGTAA
- a CDS encoding DUF58 domain-containing protein, with protein sequence MAEQIEREYLEQFGNLELLAKQVVEGFITGMHKSPFHGFSVEFAEHRLYNAGESTKHVDWKLFARSDKLFTKKYEEETNLRCQFVLDASSSMYFQYDKNWSKLKYSIYAIASLMEILKRQRDAVGLSVFTNKLDVHTENKSSNVHQRMVLAELEKRLTKYEPKEAKPTEMVQVLHDIAELTHRRSLIVIFSDMLEDPNNQQGLFEALQHLKYNKHEVILFHVVDQQREVDFQLENRPYTLIDMETGEEMKLIPEEIKEQYTSGIQQYFTEIRQKCISYQIDFQIIDTNKPLNDVLVKFLSRRQKMK encoded by the coding sequence ATGGCAGAGCAAATTGAAAGAGAATATTTGGAGCAGTTTGGAAATCTCGAACTCCTTGCTAAACAGGTGGTAGAAGGATTTATCACAGGAATGCACAAAAGTCCCTTTCATGGTTTTTCAGTTGAATTTGCTGAACACCGTTTATACAATGCTGGTGAATCAACCAAACATGTTGATTGGAAGTTGTTTGCACGTTCAGATAAACTATTTACCAAGAAATATGAGGAGGAAACGAATTTACGCTGCCAGTTTGTGTTAGATGCCTCTAGTTCCATGTATTTCCAATACGATAAGAATTGGTCTAAACTAAAATACAGTATATATGCCATTGCATCTTTAATGGAAATCTTGAAGAGACAGCGTGATGCAGTTGGCTTATCTGTTTTTACCAATAAATTGGATGTACATACAGAAAACAAATCTTCCAATGTACATCAACGTATGGTTTTGGCAGAATTAGAGAAACGACTTACTAAATATGAACCTAAGGAAGCGAAACCAACTGAAATGGTGCAGGTGCTTCACGATATTGCAGAACTCACGCATCGACGTAGTTTAATTGTGATTTTTTCAGATATGTTGGAAGACCCCAATAATCAGCAGGGTTTATTTGAGGCTTTACAACACTTAAAGTACAATAAACATGAAGTTATTCTATTTCATGTGGTCGACCAACAAAGAGAAGTTGATTTTCAATTAGAAAATAGGCCATATACTCTGATTGATATGGAAACTGGAGAGGAGATGAAATTGATCCCTGAGGAAATTAAGGAGCAATATACAAGCGGTATTCAACAATATTTTACAGAGATTAGACAAAAATGTATTTCTTATCAAATAGATTTTCAAATCATAGATACAAATAAACCATTAAATGACGTGCTAGTCAAGTTTCTAAGTCGTCGACAAAAAATGAAATAA